CGGCTCCAACGCCGACGGGGCCGCGCGGCCGACTTCAAGACCGCCGTTCTGAGCGTTGGTCAGCTCAGGAAATCCCGATCGATGGGCGTCTTCGATGTCTCGCCCCTGGACGGTTCCCGCTCGCTCAGGTCCCAGTAGGCTTCGACGGGATAACACGTTCGCACCCAGGCGAGACGCTCGCGGCCATCCGCGTCGACGACGGTCACGCGATATCGTCGGCAGTATCTGTCGAAGTCGAAGAACCAGTGCCGCGGAAACGGATGCCAGGGCAGGATATGCCCAATCCTGACGACGGTGCACCCGTTCCGGCGAGCCCATTCATGGACCCGTTGCTTGTTGGCGTTCTCCTGGAACTCGGTCGCCTTGAGGACGAGCGCGACCACAGACAGAATGAAGATTCCAGAGAAGAGATTCTCGAAGAAATGGGCCACGACCCGGCGTCCCCTCTTATAACCGTCGACCGACTCTCCTCCCTGAGGATAACCACGAATCGAGGGCCGTGCCCACCTCTTGCGATGGGCGACGGCCTCTCGATCGATGGGCACCGATCCATGGTCGCGAAAAGCGTGACGCGACACGTGGGCGTCCGCTGAATAGGAAAGGCCGAGACAGGCCACGGATGGACGCGGATGAACACGGATGGGAGCCAGGAAGAGAAGAAAGAGGGCGAACATCCATGAGGATCTCCTCTCGATCTGCGTTCATCCGTGTTCATCCGTGGTCGTTTTCCGGATGGAGTCGCGGCCATGCGACCCGGCGATTCAATCGAGGAGGAACGGTTCGAGCGTGGTTTCCGAGGAACCGACGGTCGCTTTGGGGCCGGTGTCCGGGTTGGCGTGCTTTCCCTTCCAGACGTCGAACTCGGTGTCCAGCCCCCGCTTATCGGCTCCCGTCTTCAAGAGTTCGAACGTGACCGAATATTCGCCCGGCGGAGCGCCGTCCATGGGTGCCGCGGTGCTCAGGACGAACCGGCCGTCCTGGCCGGTCATTCCGTTCGGGGTGAACGTCATGTTGAATTTCGGGTGGAGCGTCACCTTCACCCCTGCGACCGGCTTGCCCTTGAACATCACCGTGCCGGACGTCGGCACGGTCCGAGGGGCCGAGATGCCCTCCCCGGCGCATCCGACCACCGCCGCCGAGATGAAGACGACCAGAACAAGGCGATTAGTAGGCATCGGAGCTGATCACCTCGCCGCCGTTGCGGCTGCCGAGCGCCTTGTACGTGGCCATGTTGACGCTCTGCTTGATGAACCGGACGCTGCCGTCGCAGAGCAGGAAGTTGCACCCGCCGGGGTGCTGGCTGCGGAACGAATAGATCGGGCTCTTGTAGAGGATGTCGGTCAGGGCGGCCGGGTCGGTGATGGTCCGGGCGTAATAGGGGCCGGTCAGCGTGTTCATCGGCACGGTGGTGCGGCCCTCGCTGTAGTAGTCGCCGCCGCTGGATCCCCAGGCGATCGGTCCGCCCGACGCCACCGCCGTGGTGCCGATGGACACGCTGTTCACCGTCGTCGTGGTATAGCCCTTGAGGATGTTGTGCATCTCGCCGGCAGCGATCGTGTTGGACAGCCCGTCGGTGATGCTCTGGAAGTTGATCCTGTACGAGCTCTCGGGCTGCCACCAGGTTGGGTCAGCGGTGTGCCGGGCCGCCAGCGTCACGCCGGTGTTGTAATCCAGGCCGGCGTCCATCTTCGAGATGAACACCCCGTCGGAGGGCGTGAACCCGTACGCCTGCCCCGGTTTATTGATGTCGCCCGCCTGGGCGGGAGCGTGGACGATGCAGTTGCCGCGGTTCCACCCGTAGCTCGCGTAATCGGCGAACACCGGGTTGAGCGGCGGCGGCATGGAAGGGCACAGGAAGACCGACAAGGGAGCCCTGGCCAGTGAGACGTTGGCCAGGCCGTTGGCAGCTGCGGGGACGGTGGAAGTGGCGACGAGGTTGATGTTGAACGAGTTATAGAGGTTGTTCTGCTCGATGTACGGCAGCAGTTCGAAGGCCACCGGATAATGGCGGAAGCGGTAGAAGATGTTCTGCATGCCCGGGTTGGTGTCCTCGCAGCCGCCGCCGCAATAGCTCATGTTCGGCAGCGTCTGCTGGATGTCGTGGAACGAATGGACGGCGATACCCATCTGCTTCATGTTGTTGACGCACTGCATGCGTCGGCCGGCCTCGCGCGCCGACTGGACGGCCGGCAGCAACAGGGCGATGAGCACCGCAATAATGGCGATAACCACCAATAACTCGATCAGCGTGAAGCCAGACCGGGATCGTCGAAGAGACCTCGTCATTGCAAGCACCTCTCGGCGGTAAGGGATGAAGGCGAAATGCGGTCGGTCGTGATTAGGCGCATCAGGCTCGTCGGTCATCGCCCGCTTCACGGCAAGGGCCGACTCTCGTCCGGAGGGGCCGCTCGGAGCGGCGCCTCGTTCGCGCCGGGACGGACGATGACGCGCCAGGGGGACCTGGTTGGATCGGCGTAACGGCCCTGGAATCGGTCGTGCGTCACAAGGTCCTCCTCGCACTCGTCCCACGGCTTTGAGTCGTCCGGCCAGACGATGGTGACGGCGTACTCGCCGGCGGGGGCGCCGTCGCCGGCCGTGTAGGTCGTCAGTCGGTACGCTCCGTCGGGACCGGTGCTCGCGACGGAGAGAACCGCCGGCGAGCCTGCGCGGTCAAGCGGGTGAAAGGCGATCATCGCGTTCGCCGCCGGCTGGCCGTTGACCGTAAGCGTCCCCGCGACGGGATAGACGGTCGCCTGGCCAGATCCCCCGCAGCCGACGAGGCCGGCGAGGAGAACGGCGTGGACCGACCGGGCGTCAAGGACGACGCGACGCTTCGGCGTGGTACCGTCGGATAGACGCAACTTGATCGCAACTCCCGTATCGATGCGGCAACCGGGATGAGATTGATCGGAGAGGCGCCGTTTGGAAATCACTCATCACTGAGCCCGGCGATTGCCAGGCGACCGTGAATAGCAATTAACATACCAGGCCGTTTTGTGCGGTTTTCGCCGTCGATTCACGGGCGCAATACTTCACGGGTGGACAAACATTGTCCACGGACGGCCATCCGCCCGCCGCCGCAGGCCAGTCGAGAATTGAGGCGCAGCAACGGCCGGACGGACGGCAAACCGGGCTCGGGTTCCTGATCGAGTTGAAAGCCTCGCACGGCTGCCGGGGGCAGTCGGAGGCGATGCGCAAGGCACGAGCCCTGGACCGGAGGGAGGAGACCCGAAACCTGCCCCAAGCGAGAGCGGGCTCCGGCGGAGGAGAATGGGAAGTGACGCCCAACGCGCGGGGTTCGGCGCATCGGATCGAATTCGGCGGCGGGGCGCCTGTCCCCATGCTCCGGGGACGCCCAGACCGCTCCAGAGGAAACGGAGACAGGCGCATCCGCGATGCTGCGGAGCGAGTCCCCGTTCTCACCCAAAGGCACCGCCTCGCTCCCGTCGCTCAGAACGGCGGGAGCGAGGCGGTCGGTCGACGTCCATTGACGAGGGCGTATCGTCGGATCAGTAAGCGTCGGAGCTGATGATCTCGCCCCCCTTGGTGGTGGAGAGGGCGCGGTAGGTCAGCAGGTTGATCGAGTTCTTGAGGAAGTGGACCGAGCCGTCGCCGAACAGTGTGTTCACGCCGCCGGAGTGCCGGCTGCGGGCGATGTTGTACAGCGGCACGGTTGTTGTGGGGGCCGTGCAGGGCGGGTTCTGCTGGAACGGATAGATGCAATAGCCGCCGCTCTCCGTGACGTCCGGATCGGCCGAGTTGGGCCCCGACCAGGCCGTGTAGTTGCAGGCGCTGCCCCACCAGGAGAAGCCTCGGAGATCGTACGAGGCGGCGTACTGGCCCAGCCCGGCCCCCTTGGTCCCGACCACGCATTCGGAAATGAGCATTGTATTGCTCAGACCGTCGTTGAAGGCGCTGAAGGGAACGACCACCTGCCCGGACATCCCTAGCGAGGTGTTCAGCAGCTTGGCGTCCAGCTCCGAGAACGGCGCGCCGCCGAAGGTGACGTTGTTGTAGGACGCGGTCTGCTGCGAGTTCAGGTTGCCGAAGTTGCAGACGTAGTTCTGCGAGGTCACATCGAAGCGGGCGCCGTTGACGGTCGTGCCGATCCCAGTCAGGCTCGTCCCGCCGCCGTCGCTCGGGCACATGTAGGCGGGGACGCGCGTCGCGGAGACCGTGACGTTGGCCACGCCCGCGTAGCGGAACGGGGCGTCGAGGGCGGTGTTGTACCATGCGTAGTCGCCGCCGAAATTCCAGGCGTTGAAGAGCGCCTGCTGCTCAACCCCCGGCAGGGTGAACAGGAGCCAGGTCCCCCAACAGCAGCTCTTCCGGCCCGAGGGGAGGCAACCGTTGGTACTCTCGTAGTTGTGCATCGACAGCCCGATCTGCTTCAGGTTGTTGACGCACTGGGCGCGGCGAGCGGCCTCGCGGGCGGACTGCACGGCCGGAAGCAAAAGGGCGATCAGGACGGCGATGATGGCGATCACCACCAGCAGCTCGATCAGCGTGAAACCGCCTCGTCGGATTTTCGTCATATGAAGCTCCTCTAATAGCTCAATAAGTGATGCTCAGGAGTTCGAAAGACGTCGACGGAACCCACGGCGGGGGGACGTCGACCAGAGGGGGGGAAGCGACGTGGAGCGGATCAAGGAGGCCCCGCCGACGCGGCGAGCACCTCATGAGACGATCGGCGCGGGGCCGGGTTCGGCCGGGCGCGAGCCTGTGGGTTACTTCGTGGGCTTGGCGGTCGACAGGGCGAACTGAAAGTCGTTCGGGATCCCGGCCTTCACCTCGGCGGCCAGCTTCGTGTCGGAGTTGTACATCGGCGGGATCGCGTCCTTCGGGATCGACGGGGGCATGCCCG
The window above is part of the Paludisphaera rhizosphaerae genome. Proteins encoded here:
- a CDS encoding transthyretin-like family protein; this encodes MRLSDGTTPKRRVVLDARSVHAVLLAGLVGCGGSGQATVYPVAGTLTVNGQPAANAMIAFHPLDRAGSPAVLSVASTGPDGAYRLTTYTAGDGAPAGEYAVTIVWPDDSKPWDECEEDLVTHDRFQGRYADPTRSPWRVIVRPGANEAPLRAAPPDESRPLP
- a CDS encoding peptidase associated/transthyretin-like domain-containing protein, with the protein product MPTNRLVLVVFISAAVVGCAGEGISAPRTVPTSGTVMFKGKPVAGVKVTLHPKFNMTFTPNGMTGQDGRFVLSTAAPMDGAPPGEYSVTFELLKTGADKRGLDTEFDVWKGKHANPDTGPKATVGSSETTLEPFLLD
- a CDS encoding DUF1559 domain-containing protein — its product is MTRSLRRSRSGFTLIELLVVIAIIAVLIALLLPAVQSAREAGRRMQCVNNMKQMGIAVHSFHDIQQTLPNMSYCGGGCEDTNPGMQNIFYRFRHYPVAFELLPYIEQNNLYNSFNINLVATSTVPAAANGLANVSLARAPLSVFLCPSMPPPLNPVFADYASYGWNRGNCIVHAPAQAGDINKPGQAYGFTPSDGVFISKMDAGLDYNTGVTLAARHTADPTWWQPESSYRINFQSITDGLSNTIAAGEMHNILKGYTTTTVNSVSIGTTAVASGGPIAWGSSGGDYYSEGRTTVPMNTLTGPYYARTITDPAALTDILYKSPIYSFRSQHPGGCNFLLCDGSVRFIKQSVNMATYKALGSRNGGEVISSDAY
- a CDS encoding DUF1559 domain-containing protein, translating into MTKIRRGGFTLIELLVVIAIIAVLIALLLPAVQSAREAARRAQCVNNLKQIGLSMHNYESTNGCLPSGRKSCCWGTWLLFTLPGVEQQALFNAWNFGGDYAWYNTALDAPFRYAGVANVTVSATRVPAYMCPSDGGGTSLTGIGTTVNGARFDVTSQNYVCNFGNLNSQQTASYNNVTFGGAPFSELDAKLLNTSLGMSGQVVVPFSAFNDGLSNTMLISECVVGTKGAGLGQYAASYDLRGFSWWGSACNYTAWSGPNSADPDVTESGGYCIYPFQQNPPCTAPTTTVPLYNIARSRHSGGVNTLFGDGSVHFLKNSINLLTYRALSTTKGGEIISSDAY